One Mangifera indica cultivar Alphonso chromosome 4, CATAS_Mindica_2.1, whole genome shotgun sequence genomic region harbors:
- the LOC123214922 gene encoding lysine histidine transporter-like 2, which translates to MANQSQQDGTPEQKAIDDWLPITSSRNAKWWYSAFHNVTAMVGAGVLSLPYAMAELGWGPGIAILVLSWIITLYTLWQMVEMHEMVPGRRFDRYHELGQYAFGEKLGLWIVVPQQLIVEVGVNIVYMVTGGKSLQKFHDTVCPSCKPIKSSYFIVIFASVHFVLSHLPNFNSISVVSLAAAVMSLSYSTIAWTAALGKGVKPDVDYSYKAKTNTGVVFDFFSGLGEVAFAYAGHNVVLEIQATIPSTPEKPSKGPMWKGVVVAYIVVALCYFPVAIVGFYIFGNTVDDNILITLEKPAWLIALANMFVVVHVIGSYQIYAIPVFDMLETFLVKKLRFSPSFFLRLVTRTTYVAFTMIVGICVPFFGSLLGFFGGFAFAPTTYFLPCIMWLAICKPKRFSLSWIINWICIILGLLLMILSPIGGLRSLIISAKNYEFFS; encoded by the exons ATGGCGAATCAGTCACAGCAGGATGGAACACCAGAGCAGAAGGCCATCGATGACTGGCTTCCTATCACCTCCTCCAGGAATGCAAAATGGTGGTACTCAGCATTTCACAATGTCACCGCCATGGTTGGAGCTGGTGTCCTCAGTCTTCCTTATGCGATGGCTGAACTTGGatg GGGTCCTGGAATTGCCATCCTGGTTTTGTCATGGATCATAACATTGTATACGCTGTGGCAAATGGTTGAAATGCATGAAATGGTGCCTGGAAGGAGGTTTGATAGGTACCATGAACTGGGCCAATATGCATTTGGTGAAAAGCTTGGGCTGTGGATAGTGGTGCCCCAGCAGCTTATTGTGGAAGTTGGTGTGAACATTGTGTACATGGTGACTGGAGGAAAATCTCTGCAGAAATTCCATGACACAGTCTGCCCCAGCTGCAAACCGATCAAGTCCTCTTACTTCATCGTCATATTTGCTTCTGTCCACTTTGTTCTATCTCATCTCCCTAACTTCAACTCCATTTCTGTCGTTTCACTCGCAGCTGCAGTCATGTCTTTAAG TTACTCAACAATAGCTTGGACCGCTGCACTGGGCAAAGGGGTGAAGCCGGATGTGGACTATTCATACAAGGCAAAAACCAACACAGGAGTTGTCTTCGACTTCTTCAGCGGATTGGGAGAAGTAGCTTTTGCATATGCAGGACATAATGTGGTTCTGGAGATCCAAGCAACAATTCCCTCAACGCCTGAGAAGCCATCAAAGGGACCAATGTGGAAAGGAGTTGTTGTTGCATATATTGTTGTAGCTTTGTGTTACTTCCCAGTCGCCATTGTTGGTTTCTACATTTTCGGAAACACTGTGGATGATAACATCCTCATCACCCTGGAGAAACCCGCTTGGCTTATTGCTCTAGCTAACATGTTTGTTGTTGTCCATGTCATTGGAAGCTACCAG ATATATGCAATTCCAGTGTTCGATATGCTTGAAACTTTCCTGGTGAAGAAGTTGCGCTTCTCACCTTCCTTCTTTCTTCGCCTTGTTACCCGAACTACATATGTTG CGTTTACAATGATAGTGGGTATATGTGTTCCTTTCTTTGGTTCGTTGCTGGGATTCTTTGGAGGATTTGCTTTCGCCCCAACAACATATTTT CTTCCCTGCATCATGTGGCTTGCCATTTGCAAACCAAAGAGATTTAGCTTGTCTTGGATCATAAACTGG ATCTGCATAATTCTGGGGCTTCTGTTGATGATTCTGTCACCCATTGGTGGGCTAAGATCATTGATCATTTCTGCCAAAAACTATgaatttttctcataa